A single Bremerella cremea DNA region contains:
- a CDS encoding DUF2752 domain-containing protein: protein MSSSLVTPLPAEPLRQKSLFHVLMLAVAVPALILSFVLYNEGPANVMIPWLEIPLPPTCGLQKTFGLDCPGCGLTRSFIALAHGDLTASLAFNPGGILVFGLVLFQIPYRVAQLLRIHFGHHTWDLTTASLWFWSVIGVVLLVQWVTRMVL, encoded by the coding sequence GTGAGTTCCTCGTTAGTAACGCCCCTGCCTGCAGAACCGCTGCGGCAGAAGTCGTTGTTTCATGTATTGATGCTGGCTGTTGCTGTGCCGGCGCTGATCCTCTCGTTTGTCTTGTATAACGAGGGGCCTGCCAACGTGATGATCCCTTGGCTTGAAATTCCTTTGCCACCAACTTGCGGCCTGCAAAAAACCTTCGGGCTCGATTGCCCTGGCTGCGGACTAACGCGCAGCTTCATTGCCTTGGCTCATGGCGATCTGACCGCCTCGCTGGCCTTTAACCCTGGCGGGATCTTAGTTTTCGGTTTGGTCCTGTTTCAAATTCCTTACCGTGTAGCGCAGCTGCTACGCATTCATTTCGGGCATCACACGTGGGATTTGACGACTGCTTCCCTTTGGTTTTGGTCCGTGATTGGTGTCGTGCTGCTGGTGCAGTGGGTCACGAGAATGGTCCTCTGA
- a CDS encoding alpha/beta fold hydrolase: MDHTLAIGDTQFFVRTAGSGSPLLLVHGFPLDHHMWDAILPTLAENHFVIAPDLRGFGQSDGYVEIAPMEMFADDLVAILNTLKITEPVTYCGLSMGGYIGWQMWRRHPERLARLIQLDTRAAADSEIQARARGVNAQQTLANGMGDVPDNMLPKLLSDATRTDQPKVVALLREMILRQDPRAAAAAQRGMAQRPDVTSWLPEISLPTLVVCGSEDSISPPDEMQAFAAQIPTAQFVEIPHAGHLAPLENPTATSTAIASFCRDAG, translated from the coding sequence ATGGATCACACGCTCGCCATTGGCGACACCCAGTTTTTTGTCCGTACCGCAGGATCAGGGAGTCCGCTTCTGCTGGTGCATGGGTTTCCTTTGGATCATCACATGTGGGATGCGATTCTCCCCACACTGGCCGAAAACCACTTTGTGATCGCGCCCGATCTGCGTGGCTTTGGCCAATCGGACGGCTATGTGGAAATCGCCCCGATGGAGATGTTCGCCGACGATTTAGTAGCCATTTTAAATACCCTCAAAATCACCGAGCCGGTCACTTATTGCGGGTTAAGTATGGGAGGCTACATCGGCTGGCAAATGTGGCGCAGGCATCCAGAACGCCTGGCACGTTTGATTCAACTCGATACGCGGGCCGCCGCCGATAGCGAGATTCAGGCCCGTGCCCGTGGCGTGAACGCCCAGCAAACTCTAGCCAACGGCATGGGCGATGTTCCGGACAACATGTTGCCCAAGCTGCTGAGCGACGCGACCAGAACCGATCAGCCGAAAGTGGTCGCGTTGCTGCGAGAAATGATTTTACGGCAAGATCCTCGTGCCGCAGCCGCCGCCCAGCGAGGCATGGCCCAGCGACCTGACGTAACGAGCTGGCTCCCTGAGATTTCGCTTCCCACGTTGGTTGTTTGTGGCAGCGAAGATAGCATCAGCCCACCCGATGAAATGCAAGCGTTCGCCGCCCAGATTCCCACCGCACAATTCGTCGAAATCCCCCACGCGGGACATCTGGCCCCCCTAGAAAATCCCACCGCCACCAGCACAGCGATTGCTTCTTTTTGCCGTGATGCTGGCTAA
- a CDS encoding DUF2617 family protein, with protein sequence MLSIRPRVAELAFQLYTRPLHPELFDTFQSRTVERGGYTLKMDITNCGHVLTWRHEGLTLTEVCTSAHQSLPTKRRIMAYQIKGRRCDQFECHGGIRYQTTFQLEAVSNKLFRMCQRELCNDDRKVGLVHEFDSSGRMNMGAVSYMNAETRNRSVFIQAFHTFPDDNAIVKTETYFRLPG encoded by the coding sequence TTGCTATCCATTCGTCCAAGAGTTGCCGAGCTGGCCTTTCAGCTTTACACAAGGCCGCTGCACCCAGAGCTGTTCGATACCTTTCAATCGCGAACAGTCGAGCGGGGAGGGTATACTCTGAAGATGGATATCACCAACTGCGGCCACGTGCTGACGTGGCGGCACGAGGGGCTCACGTTGACAGAGGTCTGCACGTCGGCCCATCAGTCGCTGCCGACTAAGCGACGCATCATGGCCTATCAGATCAAAGGACGACGCTGCGATCAGTTTGAATGCCACGGCGGCATTCGCTATCAGACGACCTTTCAGCTAGAGGCGGTCTCGAACAAGCTGTTCCGGATGTGCCAGCGCGAGCTTTGCAACGACGATCGCAAGGTTGGCTTGGTGCATGAATTCGATTCTAGCGGGCGCATGAACATGGGCGCCGTCAGCTACATGAACGCCGAAACTCGCAACCGCAGTGTCTTTATTCAAGCGTTCCATACCTTCCCCGACGACAACGCTATCGTAAAAACCGAAACCTACTTCCGCCTGCCCGGTTAA